From Solanum lycopersicum chromosome 8, SLM_r2.1, the proteins below share one genomic window:
- the LOC112940036 gene encoding cuscuta receptor 1, translating into MGNIKFLLLVFFLIVVVVNGCWEEERNALLELQTNIMSSNGELLVDWAGYNAAHFVDCCFWDRVKCSLETGRVIKLDLEADFGTGDGWLFNASLFLPFKSLQVLLLSSQNIIGWTKNEGFSKLRQLPNLKEVDLQYNPIDPKVLLSSLCWISSLEVLKLGVDVDTSFSIPMTYNTNMMSKKCGGLSNLRELWFEGYEINDINILSALGELRNLEKLILDDNNFNSTIFSSLKIFPSLKHLNLAANEINGNVEMNDIIDLSNLEYLDLSDNNIHSFATTKGNKKMTSLRSLLLGSSYSNSSRVIRSLKSFSSLKSLSYKNSNLTSPSIIYALRNLSTVEYLYFKGSSLNDNFLPNIGQMTSLKVLNMPSGGNNGTLPNQGWCELKYIEELDFLNNNFVGTLPLCLGNLTSLRWLSLAGNNLHGNIASHSIWRRLTSLEYLDIADNQFDVPLSFSQFSDHKKLIYLNVGYNTIITDTEYQNWIPNFQLEFFAIQRCIALQKLPSFLHYQYDLRILAIEGNQLQGKFPTWLLENNTRLAAIYGRDNAFSGPLKLPSSVHLHLEAVDVSNNKLNGHIPQNMSLAFPKLLSLNMSHNHLEGPIPSKISGIYLTILDLSVNFLSGEVPGDLAVVDSPQLFYLRLSNNKLKGKIFSEEFRPHVLSFLYLNDNNFEGALPSNVFLSSLITLDASRNNFSGEIPGCTRDNRRLLQLDLSKNHLQGLIPVEICNLKIINVLAISENKISGSIPSCVSSLPLKHIHLQKNQLGGELGHVIFNFSSLITLDLRYNNFAGNIPYTIGSLSNLNYLLLSNNKLEGDIPTQICMLNNLSIVDLSFNKLYGPLPPCLGYLTQTKKDAEISWTYFAENYRGSWLNFVIWMRSKRHYHDSHGLLSDLFLMDVETQVQFSTKKNSYTYKGNILKYMSGIDLSSNRLTGEIPVELGNMSNIHALNLSHNHLNGRIPNTFSNLQEIESLDLSCNRLNGSIPVGLLELNSLAVFSVAYNNLSGAVPDFKAQFGTFNKSSYEGNPFLCGYPLDNKCGMSPKLSNTSNINGDEESSELEDIQCFYIGFVVSFGAILLGLAAALCLNRHWRRAWFRMIEALMFYCYYFVLDNIVTPIKSRWYKNVG; encoded by the exons ATGGGGAATATTAAGTTTTTGTTGTTAGTGTTTTTTCTAATAGTAGTTGTGGTGAATGGTTGTTGGGAGGAAGAGAGAAATGCTCTCTTGGAGCTGCAAACAAATATAATGAGTTCGAATGGCGAATTGTTGGTTGATTGGGCTGGTTACAATGCGGCTCATTTTGTAGATTGTTGTTTTTGGGATAGGGTAAAATGCAGCTTAGAAACAGGTCGAGTTATCAAACTCGATCTCGAAGCAGATTTTGGTACAGGCGATGGTTGGCTATTCAATGCctctctctttcttccattCAAGTCTCTGCAAGTTCTTTTATTGTCTTCCCAAAATATTATAGGATGGACAAAAAATGAAG GGTTCAGTAAGCTAAGACAGCTTCCCAACCTGAAAGAAGTCGATTTGCAATATAATCCGATAGATCCTAAAGTTTTACTATCATCTTTATGTTGGATTTCATCTCTTGAGGTTTTAAAACTTGGTGTAGATGTTGATACCTCATTCAGCATACCGATGACATATAATACTA ATATGATGAGTAAGAAATGTGGAGGACTAAGTAATTTAAGAGAACTCTGGTTTGAAGGCTATGAAATCAATGACATCAATATCCTTTCTGCATTGG GTGAACTCAGGAATTTAGAGAAACTCATTTTGGATGATAATAACTTCAATTCCACCATCTTTTCGTCACTCAAGATTTTTCCGTCTCTCAAGCATCTCAATCTCGCTGCCAATGAAATAAATGGAAATGTCGAAATGAATG ATATAATTGATTTGAGCAATTTGGAATATCTGGATCTCTCGGATAACAATATACACAGCTTTGCGACTACCAAAG GTAACAAAAAAATGACTTCTCTGCGGAGTTTACTATTGGGAAGTTCCTACTCCAACTCGAGCAGAGTCATACGATCCCTAAAATCTTTCTCATCTCTTAAATCACTttcctataaaaatagtaatctCACTTCTCCCAGCATAATTTACG CATTAAGAAATCTGAGCACGGTGGAGTACCTATACTTTAAGGGATCTTCTTTAAATGACAACTTTCTCCCAAACATTGGACAAATGACTTCTCTTAAAGTGTTGAATATGCCTTCTGGTGGAAATAATGGCACCCTCCCTAATCAAG GTTGGTGTGAACTCAAATACATTGAAGAGCTGGATTTTTTAAACAATAATTTTGTGGGAACATTGCCTTTGTGTCTTGGAAACTTGACATCCCTTCGATGGTTGAGTTTGGCTGGGAATAACTTACATGGAAATATAGCGTCACATTCTATTTGGAGGAGACTCACATCACTTGAGTACTTGGATATTGCGGATAACCAATTTGATGTTCCTCTGTCATTCAGCCAATTTTCTGACCATAAAAAATTGATCTACTTGAATGTTGGTTATAATACAATAATTACAGACACCGAATACCAAAATTGGATTCCAAATTTCCAGTTGGAGTTTTTTGCTATCCAAAGATGTATAGCTCTTCAAAAATTGCCTTCTTTCCTTCACTACCAATATGACTTGAGGATTCTTGCTATCGAAGGAAATCAATTGCAAGGAAAGTTCCCGACATGGTTGTTAGAAAATAACACCAGACTTGCAGCGATCTATGGTAGAGATAATGCTTTCAGCGGACCACTCAAGTTGCCATCGAGTGTTCACCTCCATCTAGAGGCGGTTGATGTCTCTAATAATAAACTAAATGGACATATTCCACAAAATATGAGTTTAGCCTTCCCAAAGCTTCTCAGTTTGAACATGTCACACAATCATCTTGAAGGTCCTATACCTTCCAAGATTAGTGGTATTTATTTAACAATTCTCGACTTATCTGTCAATTTCTTGTCTGGAGAAGTTCCTGGTGATCTGGCAGTTGTTGATTCTCCACAATTGTTTTACCTTCGGTTGTCAAACAACAAgcttaaaggaaaaatattttcggAGGAGTTCAGACCACATGTATTATCCTTTTTGTACTTGAATGATAATAACTTTGAAGGTGCATTACCTAGTAATGTTTTTCTCAGCTCCCTTATTACACTGGATGCTAGCAGGAATAATTTCTCCGGAGAAATTCCAGGATGCACTAGGGATAACAGAAGATTGTTACAACTTGATTTGTCCAAAAATCATCTCCAAGGTTTGATTCCAGTTGAGATTTGCAATTTGAAGATTATTAATGTCTTAGCTATATCTGAAAACAAGATTTCAGGATCGATACCATCTTGTGTGAGTTCTTTACCTCTCAAACACATCCATCTACAGAAAAATCAATTGGGTGGTGAATTGGGGCATGTAATTTTTAACTTCTCTTCTCTGATAACTTTGGATCTTCGCTACAACAATTTTGCAGGGAATATCCCATACACCATAGGCTCACTTAGTAATCTGAATTACCTTCTCCTTAGCAATAACAAATTGGAAGGAGATATTCCAACTCAGATTTGTATGCTGAACAATTTATCTATCGTGGATTTATCTTTCAATAAGCTTTATGGTCCACTCCCTCCTTGTTTGGGTTACTTAACACAAACCAAAAAGGATGCAGAGATAAGTTGGACTTATTTTGCTGAGAATTATAGGGGTTCATGGTTAAATTTTGTGATCTGGATGCGTTCGAAAAGGCATTATCACGATAGTCATGGACTTCTAAGTGACTTGTTTTTGATGGATGTGGAAACTCAGGTCCAgttttcaaccaaaaaaaactcATACACTTATAAGGGAAACATTCTAAAATATATGTCAGGTATTGATCTCTCAAGTAATAGATTGACAGGTGAAATTCCTGTTGAGTTAGGGAACATGAGCAATATACATGCATTGAATCTATCACACAACCATCTCAACGGAAGAATACCAAATACCTTCTCCAATCTACAGGAAATTGAGAGCTTAGACCTTTCCTGCAACAGATTGAATGGGAGCATTCCTGTTGGTCTACTTGAGCTAAATTCTTTGGCAGTATTCAGTGTTGCATACAATAACTTATCGGGTGCAGTGCCTGATTTTAAAGCTCAATTTGGAACTTTCAACAAAAGCAGCTACGAGGGAAATCCTTTTCTTTGCGGTTATCCATTAGATAACAAGTGTGGGATGAGTCCTAAATTGTCAAATACCTCCAACATTAATggagatgaagaatcatcagagTTGGAGGATATTCAGTGTTTTTACATTGGCTTTGTTGTGTCTTTTGGAGCTATCTTGTTGGGATTAGCTGCAGCGCTCTGCTTGAATCGTCATTGGAGAAGAGCATGGTTTAGGATGATAGAGGCATTGATGTTTTATTGTTACTATTTTGTGTTGGACAACATTGTTACACCCATCAAGAGTAGATGGTACAAGAATGTTGGTTAG